One part of the Ziziphus jujuba cultivar Dongzao chromosome 2, ASM3175591v1 genome encodes these proteins:
- the LOC107435620 gene encoding LOW QUALITY PROTEIN: protein REVEILLE 7 (The sequence of the model RefSeq protein was modified relative to this genomic sequence to represent the inferred CDS: deleted 1 base in 1 codon; substituted 3 bases at 3 genomic stop codons), with protein MYNIIEEFLQTNNDLMPISLRMDQSEGMGSNTNVVVGNFNSMGHAKSGSEILVKEMXSIGNYHEPKARKPCIIKKQREKWTEEEHQKFLEALKLYGHGWRQIEEHVGTKTAVQIRSHAXKFFPKVVRGSTGSNEDSMKPIEIPPPRPKRKPMSPYPRKSVDFLKGMSVSNRTERFSSPKEGTKSPISVLSTLGSEAMEAPASDXHSKSSPSSTLCTTDMHSRSLSPLEKENDYTTSNSSAEEGKGSLPILENVLCMINSN; from the exons ATGTATAACATTATCGAAGAATTCTTACAAACTAACAATGATCTTATGCCTATAAGTCTAAGAATG GACCAGAGCGAAGGCATGGGGTCAAACACTAACGTTGTGGTTGGTAATTTCAATTCGATGGGCCATGCAAAATCTGGATCGGAGATCCTGGTGAAGGAGATGTAATCAATTGGGAATTACCATGAACCCAAG GCCAGGAAGCCTTGCATaatcaaaaaacaaagagaaaaatggaCAGAGGAAGAACATCAGAAGTTCCTTGAAGCCTTGAAATTGTATGGTCATGGTTGGCGTCAAATAGAAG AACATGTAGGAACCAAAACTGCAGTTCAGATTCGAAGTCATGCTTAAAAGTTCTTTCCTAAG GTAGTTCGAGGGTCAACTGGAAGCAATGAAGACTCCATGAAACCAATTGAGATTCCTCCACCAAGGCCAAAGAGGAAGCCTATG TCTCCTTATCCTCGAaaatcagttgattttcttaAAGGAATGTCAGTATCAAATCGAACTGAAAGGTTTTCATCTCCTAAGGAAGGCACAAAATCTCCCATTTCAGTTTTATCTACTCTTGGTTCAGAAGCTATGGAGGCTCCAGCTTCAGATTAGCATAGCAAAAGCTCTCCTTCATCAACTTTATGTACTACTGATATGCATTCTCGCAGTTtgtctcctcttgaaaaggagaATGATTACACGACATCAAACTCTTCTGCAGAAGAAGGGAAAGGATCTTTGCCTATCTTGGAGAATGTATTGTGCATG ATAAATTCAAACTAG